A window of the Rhodoluna limnophila genome harbors these coding sequences:
- a CDS encoding glutaredoxin family protein: MELTLIGKPGCHLCDDARDAVNRVVADFEQRHATASVSLTELNILDDAELATRYSEEIPVLLINGQVHNYWRIDEVRFTAALNNLAKG; encoded by the coding sequence GTGGAATTAACCTTGATCGGCAAACCTGGCTGTCATCTGTGTGATGATGCCCGCGATGCGGTGAATCGTGTGGTTGCTGATTTTGAGCAGCGCCACGCTACTGCGTCAGTCAGCCTCACCGAGTTGAACATTCTGGATGACGCAGAGCTTGCCACCCGATACTCAGAGGAAATCCCGGTCTTGCTAATTAACGGGCAAGTGCATAACTATTGGCGTATCGACGAAGTGCGATTTACGGCTGCGTTGAACAACTTAGCTAAGGGGTAG
- a CDS encoding histidine phosphatase family protein: MPAERIHLIRHGEVHNPDGVLYGRLPHYSLSAKGHEMAATAAATLKADRRPISALYASPLLRTRESAEHVQEAFGLDVVTDERLIEPHNVFEGRRLSGGHILVRPHLYFHLRNPMQPSWGEPYVQIAGRMMAAITDAWEKTPDGDVVLVSHQLPIVMVQRALAGESLAHNPKKRRCALSSITTLERQGNRFVEVDYRDPAAGAGAIDLGAV, from the coding sequence ATGCCCGCCGAACGTATCCACCTAATCCGTCACGGTGAAGTGCACAATCCAGACGGCGTTTTGTATGGTCGGCTGCCGCACTATTCATTGAGCGCAAAAGGTCACGAAATGGCTGCCACTGCTGCAGCCACACTAAAGGCTGACCGCCGCCCGATTTCTGCTCTTTACGCCAGCCCGTTGTTGCGAACCCGCGAATCAGCAGAACACGTCCAAGAGGCATTCGGCCTTGATGTAGTTACCGATGAGCGCCTGATTGAACCGCACAATGTTTTTGAAGGTCGTCGACTTAGCGGTGGTCACATCCTGGTTAGGCCACACCTTTACTTTCACCTACGCAACCCAATGCAGCCGAGCTGGGGTGAGCCTTACGTGCAAATTGCTGGCCGCATGATGGCAGCGATAACCGACGCGTGGGAAAAAACGCCGGATGGGGATGTAGTTCTGGTCTCACACCAGTTACCAATAGTGATGGTTCAGCGTGCGCTCGCCGGAGAATCTCTGGCTCATAATCCAAAGAAGCGCCGTTGCGCTCTTTCGAGCATCACCACCCTGGAACGCCAGGGAAACCGTTTTGTTGAAGTTGATTACCGAGACCCAGCTGCTGGTGCCGGTGCGATTGATTTGGGTGCCGTATGA
- the radA gene encoding DNA repair protein RadA produces MSAAKATFTCTECGWSTPKWVGRCGECQAWDTMQEGKPGGGRGLGTVRNVRAVAIVGSSAAKPITDVSTERVTAWSTQVGEFDRVLGGGLVPGAVVLLSGEPGVGKSTLLLEVAANTAKSGKRVLYVSGEESVGQIRLRAERTGAMSDNLFIASETDLSTVLGQIDAIAPELLVVDSVQTIAAAEIDGAAGMPSQIREVAANLIRVAKERALPVILVGHVTKDGNIAGPRALEHLVDVVCHFEGDRQTSLRFVRSMKNRFGPTDEVGCFEMTGEGIAEVADPSGLFLSRGDAPVSGTCVTVTVEGKRPLIAEVQALVVKSSTPQPRRVTNGVDSARVAMLLAVLERRAGLRVGDMDVYVSTVGGVRLTEPASDLAIALAIASAVQDKPIAHNLVAFGEISLAGEIRKVSNAKVRANEATRLGFIRSVDSGVGDLRAALSLGLNW; encoded by the coding sequence ATGTCTGCCGCCAAAGCCACCTTTACCTGCACCGAGTGTGGCTGGAGCACCCCCAAGTGGGTTGGTCGCTGTGGCGAGTGTCAAGCGTGGGACACAATGCAAGAGGGCAAGCCCGGCGGTGGCCGCGGTTTGGGCACGGTGCGTAACGTTCGCGCGGTAGCCATAGTTGGCTCTTCGGCTGCAAAACCCATCACCGATGTCAGCACTGAGCGCGTTACCGCTTGGTCTACTCAGGTTGGTGAATTCGACCGCGTCCTCGGCGGCGGCTTGGTTCCAGGAGCGGTTGTTTTACTTTCCGGTGAACCTGGCGTTGGCAAGAGCACACTGTTGCTTGAAGTTGCGGCAAACACCGCCAAGTCTGGCAAGCGCGTGCTCTACGTCAGCGGTGAAGAATCGGTGGGCCAAATTCGTTTGCGCGCCGAACGCACCGGTGCCATGAGTGACAACCTTTTCATCGCGAGCGAGACCGACCTATCTACCGTCCTCGGGCAAATTGACGCCATTGCGCCGGAGCTTCTGGTCGTTGACTCGGTTCAGACCATTGCGGCGGCCGAGATCGACGGGGCCGCCGGAATGCCTTCTCAGATTCGCGAGGTTGCGGCAAACCTGATCCGTGTTGCCAAAGAGCGGGCGCTGCCGGTTATTTTGGTTGGCCATGTGACCAAAGACGGCAACATCGCCGGCCCACGTGCCCTGGAACACCTGGTTGACGTAGTTTGCCACTTTGAGGGTGACCGCCAAACATCGCTGCGATTTGTGCGCAGTATGAAAAACCGCTTCGGGCCAACCGATGAGGTTGGCTGTTTTGAGATGACCGGCGAGGGCATCGCAGAGGTTGCCGACCCGAGCGGACTGTTCCTATCTCGCGGTGACGCCCCAGTTTCGGGCACCTGCGTCACAGTTACCGTTGAGGGCAAGCGGCCACTAATTGCCGAGGTCCAAGCCTTGGTGGTCAAATCATCTACACCACAGCCTCGCAGAGTAACCAACGGTGTTGACTCTGCTCGAGTGGCCATGCTGCTTGCCGTGCTTGAGCGCCGCGCTGGCCTACGAGTCGGCGACATGGATGTCTACGTGTCAACAGTGGGCGGCGTGCGCCTGACCGAGCCTGCATCAGATTTGGCAATTGCTCTGGCAATCGCGTCTGCCGTGCAAGATAAACCAATTGCCCACAACCTGGTTGCCTTTGGCGAGATCTCGCTGGCCGGCGAGATTCGTAAAGTCTCAAACGCCAAAGTTCGGGCCAACGAGGCCACCCGACTCGGATTCATTCGGTCGGTTGACTCTGGGGTCGGCGACCTACGTGCTGCGCTCAGCCTTGGCTTGAACTGGTAG
- the proC gene encoding pyrroline-5-carboxylate reductase has protein sequence MSVDIKRIAILGTGSMGGAILSGLLKSGFDPNQISVSTKSTDSAERLAEELGVLSFALENGDDANQMAVAGADVVLIGVKPAYVLEVLADVADSLNDNALVISVAAGTTTASMEAVLPEDVGVVRAMPNTPAIVGRAVTGVAAGERATDWAVDVTRELFETVGKVLVLDESKIDALSTISGSGPAYVFYLIEQMTKAAKHQGFSDEDAALLVNETFLGAAELLVDSGKAPDALRKQVTSPNGTTERAIARMEQTDLAGMFAEATDAALARARDIAAGK, from the coding sequence GTGTCTGTGGACATCAAAAGAATCGCAATTCTCGGCACCGGCTCAATGGGCGGCGCAATCTTGTCAGGGCTATTGAAGTCAGGCTTTGATCCAAATCAAATTTCGGTGAGCACCAAGAGCACCGATAGTGCCGAGCGCCTTGCCGAAGAGCTGGGTGTGCTTAGTTTTGCCCTTGAGAACGGCGATGACGCCAATCAAATGGCCGTCGCTGGGGCTGATGTGGTGCTCATCGGAGTTAAGCCGGCTTATGTGCTTGAGGTTTTGGCTGACGTGGCTGATTCACTAAATGACAACGCACTGGTGATCAGTGTTGCTGCTGGAACCACCACAGCTTCAATGGAAGCAGTTCTGCCTGAGGACGTTGGTGTAGTCAGGGCTATGCCAAACACGCCTGCGATTGTTGGCCGCGCGGTCACCGGTGTTGCAGCTGGTGAGCGTGCCACCGACTGGGCGGTTGATGTCACCCGCGAACTGTTTGAAACCGTGGGTAAAGTTCTAGTGCTCGACGAGAGCAAGATTGATGCGCTGAGCACAATCTCTGGCTCGGGTCCGGCCTACGTGTTCTACCTAATTGAACAGATGACCAAGGCTGCTAAGCATCAGGGTTTTAGTGATGAAGATGCAGCGCTTTTGGTTAACGAGACCTTCTTGGGTGCGGCCGAACTTTTGGTTGATTCGGGAAAGGCTCCAGATGCTCTGCGCAAGCAAGTGACTAGCCCAAACGGCACTACCGAACGAGCAATTGCACGGATGGAACAGACTGACCTAGCCGGAATGTTTGCCGAAGCCACCGACGCGGCCTTGGCACGTGCTCGTGATATTGCCGCCGGAAAGTAA
- a CDS encoding cytochrome c biogenesis CcdA family protein, translating into MNPNDIILNGSLLAAIPMALLAGIVSFISPCVLPLVPGYLGFVSGMSATKSRVVLGSLLFVLGFSIVFVSFGALFGGIGAAVYASGIIWVQRVLGVFVIFLGFVLMGQFKFMQRTMKMQVSPKLGLFGAPLLGVAFGLGWTPCIGPTLAAVLTLASDSGSPAKGALLAFVYALGIGLPFVAIAAGFGWATKSVGFVKKHIRAFNIGGGALLVILGVLMVTGIWSVLSSWLQLEVFGYFQVAI; encoded by the coding sequence TTGAATCCAAACGACATCATTTTGAATGGCTCGCTGCTTGCGGCCATTCCGATGGCGCTTTTGGCCGGAATCGTCTCATTTATCAGCCCGTGCGTTTTGCCACTAGTACCCGGATACCTCGGTTTTGTGTCTGGAATGTCGGCGACTAAGAGTCGCGTGGTCCTCGGTTCCCTGCTGTTCGTTCTCGGGTTCTCGATTGTCTTTGTCTCGTTCGGTGCCCTGTTTGGTGGCATCGGGGCCGCGGTTTATGCCAGTGGCATCATCTGGGTTCAGCGGGTTCTTGGCGTCTTCGTCATCTTTTTGGGCTTTGTTCTAATGGGGCAGTTCAAGTTCATGCAGCGCACCATGAAAATGCAGGTTTCGCCGAAGTTGGGTCTGTTTGGTGCACCACTTTTGGGCGTTGCCTTTGGGCTCGGATGGACCCCGTGCATCGGCCCAACCCTGGCTGCGGTTTTGACCCTTGCATCTGATTCGGGGTCGCCAGCCAAGGGTGCACTTCTCGCATTTGTTTACGCACTCGGCATCGGACTTCCGTTTGTGGCCATAGCAGCCGGTTTTGGCTGGGCCACGAAGTCGGTCGGGTTTGTCAAGAAGCACATTCGTGCGTTCAATATTGGTGGCGGCGCACTGCTGGTCATCCTTGGTGTTTTGATGGTCACCGGAATCTGGAGCGTACTGTCATCATGGCTACAGCTGGAGGTGTTTGGCTATTTCCAAGTTGCAATCTAA
- the resB gene encoding cytochrome c biogenesis protein ResB produces MAISKLQSKGSEASANLTNAVNDFEEQVINAPTLSLAGWARWTWRQLTSMRTALFLLLLLAAAAVPGSIFPQRSADPNGVIQYFDNNPVAAPILDAIQLFDVYTSAWFSAIYILLFISLIGCVLPRTAVHAKALRSAPPAAPKLFSRMPASQKVKLAASKADQIPQAAFDLLKKQGYRVVRDGNSVSAERGYLRETGNLVFHISLIGVLIAVGWGGGLSYSGQRVLVEGETFVNNLASYDSFAPGTFFTEENLVPFAVKLDKFEVDFDFANVTNVGTPLDFRAYVAAKVPASEGVAAQEKSGVIRVNEPLELPGAHVYLTGNGYAPEITIRDLDGNITYSGTTAFLPQSTTYTSLGVIKVPDAPKQFGIISFFYPTVDELETGALTSLYPAPIDPLLTMNVYEGDLGLETGAPKNVYALDTSNMTQVAGGKSGVAGLRLTVGETVDLPGDLGTVTFDGIRRFASLDVSYNPGGIWVLFFALLSLAGVTLSLLVPRRRVWVRQTSTGFEVAALARGDDPSLEKVVSEVALVLAPETGSGSNSDSRPNSELDQTEGK; encoded by the coding sequence TTGGCTATTTCCAAGTTGCAATCTAAAGGCAGCGAGGCTTCGGCAAATCTGACCAATGCGGTCAACGATTTTGAAGAGCAGGTTATCAACGCCCCGACTTTGAGTTTGGCCGGATGGGCGCGATGGACTTGGCGTCAGCTGACCTCAATGCGCACCGCCCTGTTTTTGTTGTTGTTGTTGGCTGCTGCTGCGGTTCCGGGGTCAATTTTTCCCCAGCGTTCTGCTGACCCAAATGGTGTAATTCAGTACTTCGACAACAACCCGGTTGCAGCCCCGATTCTCGATGCCATTCAACTTTTTGATGTCTATACCTCGGCATGGTTCTCGGCAATTTACATCCTGCTGTTTATCTCGCTAATCGGTTGCGTTTTGCCTCGCACCGCAGTGCACGCCAAGGCGTTGCGTTCGGCACCACCGGCTGCTCCAAAGCTTTTTTCACGGATGCCGGCTAGCCAAAAAGTAAAGCTTGCGGCTTCCAAAGCTGATCAAATTCCTCAGGCGGCTTTTGACCTGCTAAAGAAGCAGGGTTACCGAGTGGTTCGTGATGGAAACTCAGTGTCGGCTGAGCGCGGCTACCTTCGCGAGACCGGAAACTTGGTTTTTCACATCTCACTCATCGGTGTTTTGATTGCAGTTGGTTGGGGTGGTGGCCTGAGCTACAGCGGGCAGCGAGTTTTGGTTGAGGGCGAGACCTTTGTGAACAATCTGGCTTCGTATGACTCGTTTGCGCCGGGCACGTTCTTCACCGAAGAAAACCTCGTTCCATTTGCGGTCAAGCTAGACAAGTTTGAGGTTGATTTTGACTTTGCTAACGTGACCAACGTTGGCACCCCATTGGACTTTAGAGCCTATGTTGCTGCCAAGGTGCCTGCCTCTGAAGGCGTTGCTGCCCAAGAGAAATCTGGCGTCATTCGGGTTAATGAACCGCTTGAACTGCCAGGGGCACACGTTTACCTGACCGGTAATGGCTATGCACCTGAGATAACCATCCGAGACCTGGATGGAAACATCACCTATTCGGGAACCACCGCGTTCTTGCCACAGTCAACCACCTACACATCACTTGGTGTAATCAAGGTGCCTGATGCGCCGAAGCAGTTCGGCATTATTTCTTTCTTCTACCCGACGGTTGATGAACTTGAGACCGGTGCGCTGACCTCGCTGTACCCAGCACCGATTGACCCGTTGTTGACGATGAATGTTTACGAGGGTGACCTTGGTCTCGAAACAGGGGCCCCTAAGAACGTCTATGCACTTGACACCTCAAACATGACTCAGGTTGCCGGTGGCAAGAGTGGAGTGGCCGGGTTGCGCCTCACCGTTGGCGAGACCGTTGATCTCCCCGGCGACCTAGGCACGGTTACTTTTGACGGCATTCGACGGTTTGCATCGCTGGACGTTAGCTACAACCCCGGCGGAATTTGGGTGCTCTTTTTTGCGTTGCTTTCTCTAGCGGGTGTGACGCTTTCACTTTTGGTTCCTCGCCGTCGCGTTTGGGTCAGACAAACTTCTACCGGATTTGAAGTCGCTGCTCTCGCCCGCGGCGATGACCCTTCACTTGAAAAAGTTGTTTCTGAGGTGGCTTTGGTTTTGGCTCCAGAAACAGGTTCAGGTTCAAACTCAGATTCACGTCCAAACTCAGAATTAGACCAAACAGAAGGTAAGTAA
- a CDS encoding TetR/AcrR family transcriptional regulator gives MMSPNSKSAPAPSPKQARAVDTIALVLEVTNKYLLSGGEAAVRVQEISKTANVSIGSIYHHFGDRDGLIRAAYVERFRNAIQDDIERVKRFMARMHSAKEMAEHYDEMLAFLNHHFEQFPARDQATTIGSTTGRPPLREAIIEVQSELTSSLAEVMQLLKDRGILKPHLDARAAAVLTLGMLHGRVISELDRNPVNDECWNTAFLSAFSGLFVGSDNLPIWGRLANGAEA, from the coding sequence ATGATGAGCCCCAATAGCAAGTCAGCGCCAGCACCATCACCAAAGCAGGCGCGTGCCGTAGACACCATTGCGCTGGTCCTCGAGGTAACCAATAAATATTTGCTTAGTGGCGGCGAGGCTGCCGTCCGTGTGCAAGAGATTTCAAAAACGGCCAACGTTTCGATTGGCTCGATCTACCACCACTTCGGCGATAGAGACGGCCTGATTAGGGCTGCGTATGTTGAGCGTTTTCGCAACGCGATTCAAGATGACATCGAGCGTGTCAAGAGATTCATGGCCCGCATGCACAGTGCCAAAGAGATGGCCGAGCACTACGACGAAATGTTGGCCTTTCTTAACCACCACTTTGAGCAGTTTCCGGCTCGCGATCAGGCCACCACAATTGGCAGCACCACGGGTCGCCCACCACTTCGTGAGGCAATCATCGAAGTTCAGAGTGAGCTAACCTCGAGCCTGGCCGAGGTAATGCAATTGCTGAAGGATCGTGGCATTTTGAAACCGCACCTCGATGCACGTGCCGCGGCGGTTCTTACCCTTGGAATGCTGCACGGGCGTGTGATTTCAGAACTTGACCGAAACCCAGTTAATGACGAATGTTGGAACACTGCATTTTTGAGCGCATTTAGCGGGCTGTTTGTGGGCAGCGATAACCTTCCGATTTGGGGTCGACTGGCTAATGGTGCAGAGGCTTAG
- a CDS encoding aquaporin: protein MTKKLVAEFLGTLLLVAVVVGSGIMGQNLSTDFGQALIINTISTVAALALLITLFGPISGAHFNPVVSLIMLALKKLDATTFLAYAAVQTAGASAGAVLANAMFDLAPLQVSENVRAGFGTWVSEIVATAGLLLVILVFSARNFSTTQVGVAVAAWIGSAYLFTASTSFANPAVTVGRIFSDTFAGIAPESVLNFVLCQFAGALLALVIFKTLFSTDAAADAKASNKGNKLRAKKSK, encoded by the coding sequence ATGACCAAGAAACTTGTCGCTGAATTTTTAGGAACCCTCCTTCTGGTAGCCGTAGTTGTTGGCTCGGGCATCATGGGGCAAAACCTTTCCACCGATTTTGGGCAAGCCCTGATAATCAACACCATCTCAACGGTTGCAGCTCTGGCTCTGCTGATCACCCTGTTTGGGCCAATCAGTGGCGCTCACTTTAACCCGGTGGTCTCTTTGATTATGTTGGCGCTCAAAAAGCTGGATGCAACCACGTTTTTGGCATATGCCGCAGTGCAAACAGCGGGTGCCTCGGCTGGAGCCGTTTTAGCTAACGCCATGTTTGACCTAGCACCCCTGCAGGTTTCTGAGAATGTGCGAGCGGGGTTTGGAACCTGGGTCTCTGAGATCGTTGCAACGGCCGGCCTGCTCTTGGTGATTCTGGTTTTCAGCGCGCGCAATTTCAGCACTACCCAAGTTGGCGTTGCGGTTGCGGCCTGGATTGGCTCCGCCTACCTATTTACCGCGTCAACCTCATTTGCCAACCCGGCAGTTACCGTTGGCCGAATCTTCTCAGACACCTTCGCGGGCATCGCACCTGAATCGGTGTTGAATTTTGTACTCTGCCAGTTTGCCGGTGCACTATTGGCACTCGTAATTTTCAAAACTCTATTCAGCACCGATGCCGCTGCCGACGCAAAAGCATCGAACAAGGGCAATAAATTACGCGCTAAAAAATCAAAATAA
- the aspS gene encoding aspartate--tRNA(Asn) ligase has protein sequence MRARALVKDLAALPDGPVTIGGWVEKLRDQKRIQFIIVRDESGDVQVTYPRPVVNEVPDENDALAAKVSTLTNGSFVWITGRLVHDERVKLGGLEIQLDDVEIVTMADPETPIADDTSIDKRMDWRFLDLRRPEMNLVFRIQTTIENAWRQYWAENDFVEIHSPKLMASASESNAELFKLEYFDTHAYLAQSPQFYKQMAMMSGLGKIFEIGPVFRADPSFTSRHATEFVSVDIEVSWIDSHEDVMQIQEQLLHRAISAVKEKHGDEILKHFGIEVQVPSIPFPRVPLLEAVEIIKERGHVVERGGDLDPEGERQIAAWAQETHGHEFVFVTDYPATVRPFYHMRHADNPALTNSYDLIWRGTEITTGAQREHRLDVLIEQVKAKGLEPEGLQTYLDFFKYGAPSHGGFGMGLLRVLMLLLHQPNIREVGFLFRGPNRLEP, from the coding sequence ATGAGAGCCCGTGCCCTAGTTAAAGACCTTGCCGCCCTGCCAGATGGCCCAGTAACCATTGGTGGATGGGTAGAAAAGCTTCGTGATCAAAAGCGCATCCAGTTCATCATTGTTCGTGATGAGTCCGGCGATGTTCAGGTCACTTACCCTCGCCCAGTGGTGAACGAGGTCCCTGACGAGAACGACGCTCTGGCTGCGAAGGTTTCGACCCTGACCAACGGTTCATTCGTCTGGATTACCGGTCGTTTGGTGCACGATGAGCGCGTGAAGCTCGGTGGTCTTGAGATTCAGCTTGATGATGTCGAGATCGTCACTATGGCTGACCCTGAAACTCCGATTGCTGACGACACCTCAATCGACAAGCGCATGGACTGGAGATTCCTTGACCTGCGCCGCCCTGAGATGAACCTGGTCTTCCGTATCCAGACCACTATTGAGAACGCTTGGCGCCAGTACTGGGCCGAGAACGACTTTGTTGAAATTCACTCGCCTAAGTTGATGGCTTCGGCATCAGAGTCAAACGCCGAACTATTCAAGCTTGAGTACTTTGACACCCACGCCTACCTTGCCCAGTCACCTCAGTTCTACAAGCAGATGGCCATGATGTCTGGCCTTGGCAAGATTTTCGAGATTGGCCCTGTGTTCCGTGCCGACCCTTCTTTCACCTCTCGTCACGCCACTGAGTTTGTATCGGTCGACATCGAGGTCTCTTGGATTGACTCACACGAAGACGTCATGCAGATTCAAGAGCAACTGCTTCACCGCGCAATTAGTGCGGTAAAAGAAAAGCACGGCGATGAAATTCTGAAGCACTTCGGTATTGAGGTGCAGGTTCCATCTATCCCGTTCCCTCGTGTCCCGCTGCTTGAGGCAGTCGAGATCATCAAGGAACGCGGCCACGTTGTTGAACGCGGCGGAGACCTTGACCCTGAGGGCGAGCGCCAGATTGCTGCCTGGGCCCAGGAGACCCACGGACACGAGTTTGTGTTTGTGACTGACTACCCGGCTACTGTGCGCCCGTTCTATCACATGCGTCATGCCGACAACCCAGCACTTACCAACAGCTATGACCTAATCTGGCGTGGAACCGAGATCACCACTGGTGCTCAGCGTGAACACCGCCTTGATGTATTGATTGAGCAGGTAAAGGCCAAGGGTCTAGAGCCAGAGGGTCTGCAGACCTACCTTGACTTCTTCAAGTACGGTGCGCCGTCCCACGGTGGTTTTGGAATGGGTCTGCTGCGCGTTTTGATGCTGCTGTTGCACCAGCCAAACATCCGCGAAGTTGGCTTCTTGTTCCGCGGACCAAACCGCTTGGAGCCATAA
- a CDS encoding HAD family hydrolase: MPNTPKESTKIEAAFFDVDNTIIRGSSSFLFGKAAFKRGFFSRRDFWRFAWQQARFIARGETLTTVDEIRDRALGLIEGHKADDLAALTDEVYDKYICPKLWPETVRLAKEHIAAGREVWLVTATPKQIADVIAHRLGLTGGLGTVVEVKDGILTGKLVGETLHGKHKRKAVKALAKERNISLKNSYAYSDSVNDLPMMTVVGHAVAVNPDAALKRYAVAAEWPILDFKKRELRANK; this comes from the coding sequence GTGCCCAATACCCCCAAGGAATCAACCAAAATCGAAGCCGCGTTCTTCGACGTTGACAACACCATCATCCGGGGTTCCAGCAGCTTTCTTTTCGGCAAGGCAGCGTTCAAGCGAGGCTTTTTTAGCCGCCGTGACTTTTGGAGATTTGCCTGGCAGCAGGCGCGCTTTATTGCTCGTGGCGAGACTCTGACCACCGTTGATGAGATTCGTGATCGCGCGCTTGGGCTCATCGAAGGTCATAAAGCTGACGACCTAGCGGCACTCACCGATGAGGTTTACGACAAGTACATTTGCCCAAAGCTTTGGCCTGAAACAGTGCGCCTTGCCAAAGAGCACATTGCCGCCGGCCGCGAGGTTTGGTTGGTTACTGCCACACCAAAACAAATTGCCGACGTTATTGCACACCGCCTAGGTTTGACCGGCGGCCTGGGTACCGTAGTCGAGGTCAAAGATGGCATTCTGACCGGCAAATTGGTCGGCGAGACCCTGCACGGCAAACACAAGCGCAAGGCCGTAAAGGCACTAGCCAAAGAGCGCAACATCAGCCTCAAAAACTCTTACGCCTACAGCGACAGCGTGAATGACCTTCCGATGATGACCGTAGTTGGTCACGCTGTTGCAGTTAACCCAGATGCTGCGCTCAAGCGCTACGCAGTGGCGGCCGAGTGGCCAATTCTCGATTTCAAAAAGCGCGAACTACGCGCCAATAAGTAG
- a CDS encoding 30S ribosomal protein bS22, translating to MGSVIKKRRKRMSKKKHRKLLRKTRHQRRNKK from the coding sequence ATGGGTTCAGTAATTAAGAAGCGCCGCAAGCGTATGTCTAAGAAGAAGCACCGCAAGTTGCTTCGCAAGACTCGTCACCAGCGTCGCAACAAGAAGTAA
- a CDS encoding TlpA family protein disulfide reductase — protein MRKNQRLFLNIAFAIMVAAVIIASLSGCAANDPLANQFKAGDNKNYIAGDGTVTEFSAENRKAAVEWTGTTESGEVISSSQLEGVVTVVNFWYAACLPCRLEAPDLVALAAEYPEAQFIGVNVRDSAETSAAFSKSKQLTWPSIIDKNDGAVMLAFTGIVTPNAVPTTLVVGKDGKVTSRVYGQIDRSILGTLIKTALEE, from the coding sequence ATGAGAAAAAATCAGCGACTCTTTCTGAACATTGCCTTTGCCATCATGGTTGCGGCAGTCATTATTGCCAGCCTGTCAGGCTGTGCCGCCAACGATCCTTTGGCTAACCAATTCAAAGCCGGGGACAACAAAAACTATATCGCTGGCGATGGCACGGTGACCGAGTTTTCAGCTGAAAACCGTAAGGCAGCCGTTGAGTGGACCGGGACCACCGAAAGCGGTGAAGTCATCAGCAGCTCACAGCTTGAAGGCGTAGTTACCGTGGTCAATTTTTGGTACGCCGCCTGCTTGCCTTGCCGTCTTGAGGCACCCGATTTAGTGGCCCTCGCAGCGGAGTACCCAGAGGCACAGTTCATCGGTGTCAACGTTCGTGATTCGGCTGAGACCTCAGCGGCATTCTCAAAGAGCAAGCAACTGACCTGGCCTTCGATCATCGATAAAAACGATGGTGCCGTGATGTTGGCCTTTACCGGCATCGTTACACCGAATGCTGTGCCGACGACGCTCGTGGTTGGTAAAGATGGCAAAGTTACCTCGCGAGTTTACGGCCAGATTGACCGCTCAATTCTTGGCACCCTAATCAAGACAGCACTCGAGGAGTAA